The Narcine bancroftii isolate sNarBan1 chromosome 6, sNarBan1.hap1, whole genome shotgun sequence genome window below encodes:
- the ddit4 gene encoding DNA damage-inducible transcript 4 protein codes for MCHGRAAAPSLPPLPPSSWGKLLQRIADLTGSSPAQDLPCPLERKAEPSLDSDSDYGSLESDRDSVLDDPFEEFLCADVMQLIEQSLSEAKRGALRCFKLLIPAELSGQVAEELLRLAASEPCGLRGAVLHLSVEDGKDCKDVDRIVVDSSLVPTFELALVLRMEAGIWSKVQDLLTSGPSFTPGYSQALRLSPRFRIIKRKLYSSNDVLVEEC; via the exons ATGTGTCACGGACGCGCAGCGGCACCTTCCCTGCCGCCTCTGCCCCCTTCCTCCTGGGGTAAGCTGCTGCAAAGAATCGCCGACCTGACCGGCAGCTCGCCTGCCCAGGATCTGCCGTGCCCGCTGGAGCGCAAAGCAGAACCCAGCCTGGATAGTGACAGCG ATTACGGGAGTTTGGAATCGGACCGGGATTCTGTCCTCGACGACCCGTTTGAGGAGTTTCTGTGCGCCGATGTCATGCAGCTGATTGAACAGTCGCTGAGCGAGGCCAAGCGCGGCGCCCTGCGCTGCTTCAAGCTCCTCATCCCGGCCGAGTTGAGCGGCCAGGTGGCGGAGGAGCTGTTGCGGTTGGCGGCCAGCGAGCCGTGCGGGCTGCGGGGCGCCGTGCTGCACCTCAGCGTGGAGGACGGCAAGGATTGCAAGGACGTGGACCGGATCGTGGTGGACAGCAGCCTGGTCCCCACCTTCGAGCTCGCCCTGGTGCTGCGGATGGAAGCGGGCATCTGGTCCAAGGTCCAGGACCTCTTGACTTCGGGGCCCTCGTTCACCCCCGGCTACAGCCAAGCTCTCAGACTCAGCCCCAGGTTCCGAATCATTAAGAGAAAACTGTACAGTTCCAACGACGTTTTGGTTGAAGAATGTTGA